Proteins found in one Calypte anna isolate BGI_N300 chromosome 10, bCalAnn1_v1.p, whole genome shotgun sequence genomic segment:
- the RAMAC gene encoding RNA guanine-N7 methyltransferase activating subunit, which produces MTSVVDTPLNYEKMFAHRFTSEDEEYQEYLKRPADPPPIIEEWRNRSGGNQRNRDRFQDGRYFRGDRYNWQGDYRSNQRQERSWGNNYQQHRQGQSYSSHYGQYGYNSYSPGPRYHPY; this is translated from the exons ATGACTTCAGTGGTTGATACACCCTTGAATTATGAAAAGATGTTTGCTCATCGATTCACATCAGAGGATGAAGAATACCAAGAATATCTGAAGCGCCCTGCAGATCCCCCTCCTATAATTGAAGAATGGAGAAACAGATCTGGTGGCAACCAGAGAAACAGAGATCG GTTTCAAGATGGTAGATATTTTAGAGGGGACAGATACAACTGGCAAGGTGATTACAGGTCTAATCAGAGGCAAGAAAGAAGTTGGGGTAATAACTACCAGCAGCACAGACAAGGACAATCATACTCCTCCCACTATGGACAATATGGCTACAACTCCTACAGCCCAGGGCCTCGTTACCATCCCTACTGA